A window from bacterium encodes these proteins:
- a CDS encoding NYN domain-containing protein — MNAPNTDPVEQTTGIPTNDQLTLILENLFERQRLMELAHRCSTRDDTVDLRQARTHELIEILLKAWEVGPRRSYSSVWGAVDMELAGRLKGYLGLGENKLREMLAALQGEGALDRKTSASLLWVLLHERHEQLLAEYESILSYRYRDTGSVFMPKSLYVSKIAELNDQIERIGRELKGLVILQTQEIEKMSRRLEEMEKKREGGLVPGRSESLERRFQNVARNEVRVGVFVDVQNMFYAAKKINGARLDYESMLDAIVSGRRLIKALAYIVESADIDQSGFISVLEKKGYQVRRKELKSFFDGTAKGDWDMGIAIDIIEMAAFLDVVALVSGDGDFVSLVRLVKKIGPKVELYAFGHNLSSELRETADQFIELGPDLLLKNHHQTNHTADRQEQNGRAAATTTTEQPPAPERDASGGQ, encoded by the coding sequence ATGAACGCTCCCAACACCGATCCTGTTGAACAAACAACCGGAATCCCGACAAACGACCAGCTCACCCTTATCCTCGAAAACCTGTTCGAACGTCAGCGCCTGATGGAACTGGCCCACCGCTGCAGCACGCGGGACGATACAGTGGACCTGCGCCAGGCCCGCACGCACGAACTGATCGAAATCCTTCTCAAGGCCTGGGAGGTCGGCCCGCGGCGCAGTTACTCCAGCGTCTGGGGCGCGGTGGACATGGAACTGGCCGGGCGGCTCAAGGGCTACCTCGGCCTGGGTGAGAACAAGCTGCGCGAGATGCTCGCCGCCCTGCAGGGTGAGGGCGCGTTAGACCGCAAGACCTCGGCCTCCCTGCTCTGGGTGCTGTTGCACGAGCGCCACGAGCAATTGCTGGCCGAGTACGAGTCGATCCTCAGCTACCGCTACCGCGACACCGGCAGCGTGTTCATGCCCAAGAGCCTGTACGTGAGCAAGATCGCCGAGTTGAACGACCAGATCGAGCGCATCGGCCGCGAACTGAAAGGCCTGGTGATCCTGCAGACCCAAGAGATCGAGAAAATGAGCCGGCGGCTGGAGGAGATGGAAAAGAAGCGTGAGGGCGGGCTGGTGCCGGGCCGCAGCGAGTCCCTGGAGCGCCGCTTCCAGAATGTCGCCCGCAACGAGGTGCGGGTGGGTGTGTTCGTGGACGTGCAGAACATGTTCTACGCGGCCAAGAAAATCAACGGGGCGCGTCTGGACTACGAGAGCATGCTGGACGCCATTGTCAGCGGGCGGCGGCTGATCAAGGCCCTGGCCTACATCGTGGAATCCGCCGATATCGACCAGTCCGGGTTCATCAGCGTGCTGGAGAAAAAGGGCTACCAGGTGCGGCGCAAGGAGCTCAAGAGCTTCTTCGACGGCACGGCCAAGGGCGACTGGGACATGGGCATCGCCATCGACATCATCGAGATGGCGGCGTTCCTGGACGTGGTGGCCCTGGTCAGCGGGGACGGCGACTTTGTCTCCCTGGTGCGCCTGGTCAAAAAGATCGGCCCCAAGGTGGAGTTGTACGCTTTCGGCCACAACCTGAGCAGCGAGCTGCGCGAAACCGCCGACCAGTTCATCGAGCTGGGGCCCGACCTCCTTCTCAAGAACCACCACCAGACCAACCATACGGCAGACCGTCAGGAGCAGAACGGCCGCGCCGCCGCCACCACCACCACTGAACAGCCCCCGGCGCCCGAGCGCGACGCCTCCGGCGGTCAGTGA
- a CDS encoding Maf family protein has translation MTEKINDGRTVRLILASASPRRTELLRLVGIPHTVCPSHADEEHDTPSEPAAHVTVLAERKAVAVAAGRPGALVLGADTIVYHGGVILGKPKDFEGACRMVASLAGTEHLVYTGIALAGPEGAPPTSACEVTRVRFRSLTNLEIERYVATGEPMDKAGAYGIQGYGATLVESVQGCYFNVMGLPLTRLIRLLEERGVEYPFGPPLWRG, from the coding sequence ATGACCGAAAAGATAAATGACGGGCGGACAGTGCGCCTGATCCTGGCCAGCGCCTCGCCGCGCCGCACCGAACTGCTGCGCCTGGTGGGCATCCCGCACACGGTCTGCCCCTCGCACGCGGATGAGGAGCACGACACGCCGAGCGAACCCGCGGCCCACGTGACAGTCCTGGCCGAGCGCAAGGCTGTGGCCGTGGCCGCCGGGCGCCCCGGGGCCCTGGTCCTGGGCGCGGACACGATTGTCTACCACGGCGGGGTGATCCTGGGCAAGCCGAAGGATTTCGAGGGGGCTTGCCGCATGGTGGCCTCGCTGGCCGGGACCGAGCACCTGGTGTACACCGGGATCGCCCTGGCCGGGCCGGAGGGCGCTCCGCCCACAAGCGCCTGCGAGGTCACGCGGGTGCGGTTCCGCAGCCTGACGAATCTGGAAATCGAGCGCTACGTGGCGACCGGCGAGCCGATGGACAAGGCCGGGGCCTACGGTATCCAGGGCTACGGTGCCACGCTGGTGGAGAGCGTGCAGGGCTGCTATTTCAACGTGATGGGCCTGCCGCTGACAAGGTTGATCCGTCTGCTGGAGGAGCGCGGGGTGGAATACCCGTTCGGGCCGCCGCTCTGGCGCGGCTGA
- the dtd gene encoding D-tyrosyl-tRNA(Tyr) deacylase, whose product MRVVAQRVSRASVTVEGQVTGEIGPGLMLLVAMKGDESPGDLAWMANRIVGLRVFRDDDDKMNRSLLEVGGALLVISQFTLYGDCRKGRRPSFIEAGRPELSEPLFERFMDELRAQGASVATGRFGAMMQVELVNDGPVTLILEK is encoded by the coding sequence ATGCGCGTGGTGGCGCAGCGGGTCAGCCGGGCCTCGGTCACGGTGGAGGGGCAGGTCACGGGCGAGATTGGCCCGGGATTGATGCTCCTTGTCGCCATGAAAGGCGACGAGTCGCCCGGGGACCTGGCCTGGATGGCCAACCGGATCGTGGGCCTCAGGGTGTTCCGCGACGATGACGACAAGATGAACCGCTCGCTGCTCGAGGTGGGCGGGGCCCTGCTGGTGATCAGCCAGTTCACGCTCTACGGCGACTGCCGCAAGGGACGGCGGCCCTCGTTCATCGAGGCCGGGCGTCCCGAGCTGAGCGAGCCGCTGTTCGAGCGGTTCATGGATGAGTTGCGGGCGCAAGGCGCGAGCGTGGCCACCGGCCGCTTCGGCGCGATGATGCAGGTGGAGCTGGTCAACGACGGCCCGGTGACCCTGATCCTCGAAAAGTGA
- a CDS encoding archease yields MAGRPGYETFEHTADLGLYLWGCDLNELFRVGATAMLEILAEPGAAKPLQSRRLELAAESTEALLRAWLAEILYYLNTERWLAARVTINSFSPTALSATLEGEPLDLARHCLGPEVKAVTWHRLKIEPDESAPWLRATVVLDI; encoded by the coding sequence TTGGCTGGAAGACCGGGATACGAGACATTCGAGCACACGGCCGACCTGGGCCTGTACCTCTGGGGCTGCGACCTGAACGAGTTGTTCCGGGTGGGGGCCACGGCGATGCTGGAGATTCTGGCCGAGCCGGGCGCGGCCAAGCCGCTGCAGAGCCGTCGCCTGGAGCTGGCCGCCGAAAGCACGGAGGCGCTCCTCCGCGCCTGGCTGGCCGAGATTCTTTACTACCTGAACACGGAGCGCTGGCTGGCCGCCCGGGTTACGATAAACTCGTTCAGCCCCACGGCCCTGAGCGCCACGCTGGAGGGCGAGCCGCTGGACCTGGCCCGTCACTGCCTGGGCCCGGAGGTGAAAGCTGTCACTTGGCACCGCCTGAAAATCGAGCCGGATGAGAGCGCGCCCTGGCTGCGCGCCACGGTGGTACTGGATATCTGA
- a CDS encoding DUF2264 domain-containing protein, which yields MTARTDMNRREFLGATAGGALGFLACGRGAPGGASVPPVPADSTAAAAFAPSGLGYDYWNGVFETITRGFISNALKTSDTFAVCEYPQGTHLNNFVTARGLTCDSVTRMLPALAARIVAPQGGASLEVEGKRWELEEVFVRALGAATDPTSKDFWEYPSTKDWNQRQVESSIVAWSLWLARDKVLERFSLSQRKNIHNWLASCTVVPTRTNNWALFSAVNQAARIALSERWSEFSGDEAPMREDLAAIDSMYRGAGWYSDSSHGEAYDYYNFWVFASHSLYLDALVGERFPDIRARYRERLAQFLESTPYFFGGNGSHVLMGRSLAYRWAVLTPLTLAHGLGLWPLSTGLLRRICNRNLAFLWEAGAWDSENGKLRESLTPHSNHDICESYINHGHPYWGMQAFYAMSLGPDDPFWSAPEAPLPVEQGDFRREIAPAGLLLDGSRESGQVRLWAARCDQHYENKYYNFGWSSHFPWNVGMVGERVAPDCMLTFSGEAGAYGRRQSGFTGEVLAGGKGLRWSWSCEAGEAKLSVESLLWLEGELEWRAHRVHYAGGRGYLSAAEHTYSLGLELEEAAETQSGQVWEWARNKEGKVVFARAAFGFNEHVALGGFEGREDLNSFYPRAAQAAVSARIAPGDTVLVAALYASPKPESLESLLARSADMPPEVLAFAGLES from the coding sequence ATGACAGCCCGAACCGATATGAATCGACGCGAGTTCCTGGGCGCCACCGCCGGCGGTGCGCTGGGTTTTCTGGCCTGCGGGCGCGGCGCACCCGGCGGCGCCTCTGTCCCGCCTGTCCCGGCCGACAGCACGGCCGCAGCCGCGTTCGCCCCCTCCGGCCTGGGCTACGACTACTGGAACGGCGTGTTCGAGACAATCACCCGCGGGTTTATCTCCAATGCCCTCAAGACCAGCGACACCTTCGCGGTCTGCGAGTACCCCCAGGGCACGCACCTGAACAATTTTGTCACCGCGCGCGGGCTCACCTGCGACTCGGTCACCCGCATGCTGCCGGCCCTGGCCGCCCGGATTGTCGCGCCCCAGGGCGGGGCCTCTCTGGAGGTGGAGGGGAAAAGATGGGAGTTGGAGGAGGTGTTTGTCCGGGCGCTCGGCGCGGCCACCGACCCCACGAGTAAGGATTTCTGGGAGTACCCCTCCACCAAGGACTGGAACCAGCGCCAGGTGGAAAGCTCCATTGTGGCCTGGAGCCTCTGGCTGGCCCGGGACAAAGTGCTGGAGCGGTTCAGCCTGTCCCAACGGAAAAACATCCATAACTGGCTGGCCAGTTGCACCGTGGTGCCCACCCGCACGAACAACTGGGCCCTGTTCAGCGCGGTCAACCAGGCGGCGCGGATCGCCCTGAGCGAGCGCTGGAGCGAGTTCTCCGGGGATGAGGCCCCGATGCGCGAGGACCTGGCGGCTATCGACAGCATGTACCGCGGCGCGGGCTGGTACAGCGACAGCAGCCACGGCGAGGCCTACGACTACTACAATTTCTGGGTTTTCGCCTCGCACAGCCTGTACCTGGATGCCCTGGTGGGAGAGAGGTTCCCGGACATTCGCGCGCGCTACCGTGAACGCCTGGCCCAGTTCCTGGAGAGCACCCCGTACTTTTTCGGCGGCAACGGCAGCCATGTGCTCATGGGGCGCTCGCTGGCCTACCGCTGGGCCGTGCTCACCCCGCTCACCCTGGCCCACGGCCTGGGCCTCTGGCCTCTATCGACAGGGCTGCTGCGGCGTATCTGCAACCGGAACCTGGCTTTCCTCTGGGAGGCCGGGGCCTGGGACAGCGAAAACGGCAAGCTGCGCGAAAGCCTCACCCCGCATTCCAATCACGACATCTGCGAAAGCTATATCAACCACGGCCACCCCTACTGGGGCATGCAGGCGTTCTATGCCATGAGCCTGGGGCCGGATGACCCGTTCTGGAGCGCACCCGAGGCGCCGCTGCCGGTGGAGCAGGGGGATTTCCGGCGTGAGATCGCCCCGGCCGGGCTTCTTCTTGACGGCAGCCGGGAGTCGGGCCAGGTGCGTCTCTGGGCCGCCCGCTGCGACCAGCACTACGAGAACAAGTACTACAATTTCGGCTGGTCCTCGCATTTCCCCTGGAATGTCGGCATGGTTGGGGAGCGCGTGGCCCCGGACTGCATGCTCACTTTCAGCGGCGAGGCGGGGGCCTATGGGCGCCGTCAGAGCGGTTTCACGGGCGAGGTGCTGGCCGGGGGCAAGGGCCTGCGCTGGAGCTGGAGCTGCGAGGCGGGCGAGGCCAAGCTTAGTGTTGAGAGCCTGCTCTGGCTGGAGGGCGAGCTGGAGTGGCGCGCCCACCGGGTGCACTATGCGGGCGGGCGCGGCTACCTGAGCGCGGCCGAGCACACCTACTCCCTGGGCCTGGAGTTGGAGGAGGCTGCCGAGACCCAGAGCGGCCAGGTCTGGGAGTGGGCGCGTAACAAGGAGGGCAAGGTTGTATTCGCGCGGGCCGCGTTCGGGTTCAACGAGCATGTCGCCCTGGGCGGGTTCGAGGGGCGCGAGGACCTGAACAGTTTCTACCCGCGGGCCGCTCAGGCCGCGGTGAGCGCGCGGATCGCGCCGGGGGACACGGTCCTGGTGGCGGCCCTGTATGCCAGCCCCAAGCCCGAGAGCCTGGAGAGCCTTCTCGCCCGCTCGGCCGACATGCCGCCCGAGGTGCTGGCTTTCGCCGGGCTGGAGAGCTGA